The following DNA comes from Tunturibacter psychrotolerans.
TCCACGGCGCAGGACCATCTTGAGGATATTGCCTCTTTGAGCTCCCAGCGCGAGACGAACGGCGATCTCACGTCTTCGTTCATTCACAACATAGGAAATAGTCCCGTAGATTCCAAGCCCGGCTAACAGCAAGGCAGTCGCTGCAAAAAACGCAACCATTTCCATCGAGAATCGCCTAACGGAGAGCGAGGTGGAGAGCACGTCACCCAGCGCCTCCGCACGGAAGACCGGAAGTTCCGGATCGACAGCTTGGACCTGGCTTCGCTCCTGTTCGAGGATGGTGCTGGGATCGAGTTGTCCGCGAAGAAAGATGGCCAGGCTTTTGGCTGGGTGCTGGTATACGCTGCGGTAGATCTGCGGAGTTGCCACGTCCGCCAACGATTCCGTGCGGGCATCCGCAATCACGCCGACGATCGTGGTCCAGGCTGGCTTGGCAGAGTTCAACAGCTCTCGGGCATCCAAGTGCAAGCGGACGCGTTTGCCAAGCGGGTCCTGGTTTGGCCAGTAGGTGCGAGCCGCGGCCTGATTGATGACCGCAACCTGGGGCGTGTCCTCAAGGTCTTGGTCGCTGAAAAGGCGTCCGCGCAACAGCGGCATGCCTAACAGGTGGAAGTATTCGGGCGAAACGATGGGACTATGGATCACAGGAGCCTGATTGTCCATCGTCTCGATGCCTTCGCGGATCAATGGCAGCGTGCCTGGATTGCTGTGGCCCAGGGGAAGAGCATCCACGTCGCCGATGGCCGCCTCTTCTACGCCCGGCAGGATTCGGCTGCGGCGAAGAACCTCGCGCAGCAAGACCGATTCCTGAGTCGCGGTTCGGTAGATATCCTGACTGGGATCGTTAGGCCCCGGAAGCCAGGTTTGAATGGCCACAACGCGGTCAGGATTGAAACCGGGCTGCACCTTAAACAAGTCCCAAAAGCTGCGCAGTAGAAGACCCGCGGCGACCATGAGCACCAGCGAGAGCGCCAATTCACTGATGACCAGAATCTGGCGGGCGCGTGTGCGTCCATGTGAACCTACGGAGCCGCGGCCTTCCTGCCTGAGGGTACCGATCAAATCGACACTGCTCATAAGCCAGGCGGGAGCAAGCCCGAAGATGGTTCCTGCCGCGACGGAGACTGCGAGAGCGAACGCCAGAACGCCCCAGTTGATCGATATGTCATTCATGTGCGGGAGGCTCTCCGGAACCAACTGCAGCAGGAATTTCCTCGTGAAGAAGAGAATCGCACAACCGGCGATCCCGCCAAGCAGGAAGAGCAGCAGACTCTCGGTCAGAAGTTGACGGATGAGGCGCGTTCTTTGCGCTCCCAGAGCGTGGCGAACCGCGATCTCGCGGCCTCGCACGCTGGCCCTGGCGAGCAAGAGATTGGCGACGTTGACGCAACTGATCAGGAGGACCAATCCTACGGCCCCGAACAGCAGAATGAGAGATTGTCGAACGCTGCCGACCACGCTTTCGCTCAGCGGAGTCAGGCGCACGGTCCACGCAGCCTGTGACGGATATTCCTCCGGATATTGCTTTTTCAGCGATTCAACCAGCGCATCGAGGTGCTCCTGTGCGGCCGCAATCGAGAGACCGGGCTTCAGGCGCGCGACCGCTCGACTCTGCAGACGTAAACCACGCCGTGGGGGCGGAAACGGCAGACCGGCCATGCCGGCTCCCAGCCATACTTCCGTATTCCGCTCCTCGCTGGTTGAGCCCAAATCGCGAAAGCCGCGCGGCATGACGCCCACGACGTGATAAACGTCGTTGTCCAGGCGCAGCGCTTTGCCGACAATGTGCGGGTCGGCTCCGAATTCCCTCCTCCAGAGCCCATCGCTGATCACGGCCTCCAGGTTGAAGCCGGGAGTCGCATCGTGCGGATCGAATGTTCGACCCAACTGCGCGTCTACACCGAGGACCGTGAAGTAATTCGGCGTAGCGTGCTTATAGCTGAGACGTTCGGGCTGTGCACTGCCGGTCAGGTTCACGTCTGCGCCGGTGCCGGAAACCGACACGGACTGGAATATCCCGGCACTCTCGAGGTCTCTCCACTCAGGGACGGAGATGCCGACATCCTGCGCGCCTACGCCGGGAAGGTCGTCCATAACGCGCACCAACTCGGCAGGGTTTGGGTACGGCAAAGGGTGCAGCAGCGTGGCGTCGATCACGCTATAGATCGCAGTGGTAGCTCCAATGCCCAGCGCGATCGTGGCGATGGCAATGAAAGAGAATCCTGGAGATCTCAAAAGCATGCGAACCGCATACCGCAGGTCGAAGAGCAGATTCTCGATGAAGGGAATGCTTTGCTCGGCGTGGTGGCGTTCCCGGATGGCTTGAGCCGGCCCGAACTTGAGTGTCGCTTGCCTCCGCGCCTCAGACGGCGTCATTCCGCCGCGCATGTTCTCTTCTGTCTGTAAGACGAGATGTTCGGCGATCTCTTCCTGCAGGCGCTGGTCGGTACCGCGTTCTGTGGCGAGGTTGGATAAGCGTATGAAAAAGCGTCGCAGGATTTTCACGTTAGATCCTCCGCCTTGACGTTGAAGAAGCGCGCGATGATGGCCGCAGTCTGCTCCCAATCGCGGGCCTCCGCCTGGAGTTGCTTCCGGCCGGCCGCAGTAAGCCGATAGAAGCGCGCACGGCGGTTGTTTTCCGATACGCCCCACTCGGAGGCGATTGAGCCTTCATGCTCGAGTTTGAGCAGCAAGGGATACAGCGTGCCCTGGTTGACAGCCAGAAGGTCTTCGCTGATCTGCTCGATGCGCCGCGCGATTCCCCAACCGTGTTGCGCCCCCAGGACATCCAGCGTCTTGAGCACCATCAGCGTGAGGGTTCCCTGCAATACATCCGGCTTTTCCTTCATCGGAGATTCACCTTTAGGTTTCCAACAGGAATCTTGACATGCTTCCTTTTGGAAAGCAACAGGAGATTTTAAATTTTCTTTTCAACGAAAAATCCAGAAGAGTTGTCGTGAAACCGCCGGCATACTTTTCATTGAAGACGGCGTAGATTGATTCCGAATAAAGCGACAAGTGTCGAGAGATCTGCAAGCAGTTCCGACCTCAACTGTTGACTTCAGGCCAATATACTCATCGCACAGTATTTGAATCGACTCCGAAGGCTGCCTCAGCACTTTTCTCCCGCAATGTAGTTGTCGACGCTTGCTCTCGATATGCCAAACTCCTTTGCGAGTGTCGTCTTCCCTTCCCCTGCTTTGACTCGTGATCGCAGTAATGCCATCTTCTCTTTTGTAAGACTCGGCATTCTTCGCTGATACACATTTCCTTTCGCCTTGGCTAACGCGATGACCTCTCGCTGCCGCTTTTTGATGAGCTCGCGTTCGAATTGCGCGACAGCCCCCAGCATCGTGAGCAGCAAGTTTGACATCGGGTCTTTTCACCTGTGAAGGTGAGATTTCTTTTGGAATCGTACTTGGACTCCGCAAGGGCATTGTCAACTTGCGCACGAAACTTGAAAACACTGGTGCCATGAAGAGTGATTGCTTTCGTTACTCCGGCTATCGTTTCCCTTCCCAGATCAGCTATGCGGTGTGGACTTATCATCGCTTCTGCCTGAGTTTCCGGGATGTCGAAGATCTTCTGGCCGAGCGCGGCATCATCGTATCCTATGAAACGATTCGGCAGAGATGTGTGAGAAGCTCGGTCTCGACTATTCTCGGCGATTGAAGCTACGAGAGGACGGCTGGGAGACCACTGGCATTTGGATGAAGTATTCATTCGAATCAACGGCCATCAGAGGTATTTGTGGCGCGCCGTGGATCAGGGCGGCGACGTGATCGACATTCTGGTCCAGCCGCATCTGATCAGCGCGCCGCAGAGCGTTTTTTCGAAAACTCTTGCGTGGCCAGGGTTCGGACCCACTGCAGATCATCACCGACAAATTGAAGAGCTACTTCGCTGCCATGCGAGGCATCTTCAGCAACGTAACTCACAGGGTGGAGCGGTACGCCAACAATCGCGTCGAAGTTTCGCTTCAGCCGACGCGCCAACGGCAACGACCGATGCGCCGATTCAAATCTGCCAGACACGCACAACGCTTTCTCTCCCTCCATGATGCCGTCCGAAATCTGTTCCCAGTGGGCCGACACTTATTGAGGTCTAGTAATCACCGACTCCTGCGACCGCGGTCATTCGCGGTTTGGCGGGAAGTGACCGCGGCCTAAGCGAGCGCAAAAAACCCGCACCGTTCCCAGCTCAGAATGTCCCTCAGCGTCTTAAGTTGACAATTCCTTTTCTGGGTTTCCGTCTCAGATCAGCGATGAGTTGTCGGAAAGGGAGTCACATCTTAAAGGTGTCTGCCGATGTACACGTGGAACCGATTGCGCCTAGGACACATCAAAATCTCTGCATTGTAGATATGTTCTGCGCAAATCCCCTGCAGGCGACCGTACAACCCTCGTGAGAAGACGCAAGGCGATGGTCCCCGCAGTCGCTGGTGCGTAAACCTAGGGGTCCCCAAAGATATCCCCAAAGTCTACTTTTATCACATGGATTTTATTGATGTAAGCTATTGATAATATTGGCTCCTGAGGTAGGACTCGAACCTACAACCCTTCGGTTAACAGCTAGACATTTGCTCGTTTCAGCATTGCTCATCGGTACCATATGTTGCTTATTTAGCGAGACTTGTTGAGTGCTTAGGAAATTTTCTGACTGTGGGGACTACTCAAGATTACCCACCTTTTTGAAGTGTTCTCCCCACAAAATCCCCCACAGTCTTTTGGAGCCCAATTCTTGTTAAAAACAACAAAACCGACAGTCGAACGGCGTCCAGGGGTCATCGGCAAAATGCATCTTTCCGACGGTCCTTCCCGTTAGGCCCGGTAACACGCCCACCGCAGTTCCCTTCCCCATTCAAGGAAAGTCAGTGAATAGATCCCGCGTGGGAATTGAGAGCGCCTTCGCCAACTTGACGATGTTTTCGAGGGCGATGTTGCGTTCTCCCCGTTCTACTCCGCCGACATAATTGCGATGTAGCCCGGCGCGCTCCGCCAGTTCTTCTTGAGAAAATCCACGGTCATCGCGGAGGCTCCGTATTCTTGAGCCGAAACGAGACTTAATGGAAGTAGGAGGCACACCTCCATACTTCGATTATGACCACTATGAGTCTACACACGATGAGTGTGATAATGGCCAAGTCTGTACCAAGTGCGGGTAGTGCGGAGAGTCTGGAAATGCCTGAAGACATCATCGAGTGCACTGAAATCGTCGGTAAGGTTGTGAAATGTTTGAAACTATATCGAGCTGAGCCAGACGGCGCCGAGTTGCAGATCGACTTCGAGGATGGCACCTCGTTCTCGTGCATTTTGGAGAGCAAACCCTCGGTCAAAGCCAGTCTCATTCAGACTGGAGTTGGTACCCCAGAAGTGCTTCGCCACTACATCGCATAGCAACCACTATTCCCTCTTGGAATAACGGTGTTCCTAAAAGTTATTGGACTCGGTTGATTGGGTCATTCTAGTTTTGCGCCATGCTGACGCACCCGGTCAGCGGAGGTGCAATGTGGACCAAATCCTACCCGTCCTTCGATCGGATAAGTCATCCGTTCGGTTGCCTTTTACCCCTGGCCCTCCCTCGACAAGAGGAACCTCCATCTGGAGGCCAACAACCGCTCGAAAAGAAACCGTGCGTCGGGCCGTACGCGCCCTCGCACCCGCTCTTGTGGCGCTCTCATTTGCCACAGTCGCACATGCCCAAGGAACGATGGACTTCTCGGGGGCTCAGACCCTCATGGGAACGTTCAAGACGTTCGCCATCTACGCGGGTGCTGTCATCTGCTTTGGCGGTCTCATTTTCGCCGGCATTCGGATGATGAGCGGTCGCTTTCAAGACGCCATACCGGGCCTCTTCGGTGCGCTATTCGGTGCGGGCGTACTCGGATGGGGTGCTGGCTGGATCGGGTCTCTGACCGGCCAGTCAATGTGAGGGTGCCATGCACACGACCAAGCGGGGAGAACCGTTACCAATCAACCAAGCGCTGAATCGACCGAGGGCCAAACTTGGCCTGGATCTCTCGGCATGGATGGCGATCACATTCGTCACGGTAACGGTTTTCCTCGTTGGGTTCCGAATGATTGCCGTATTCAGTTTCCCAATGATGGCGGGCGGCGCGTGGCTTATCGTCCGCAAACACCCAAAGATGTTCCAACTGTGGGGCCTGATCTACGGCGATAGCCCCAATGCTCCGACTCAGACGTCAAACGCGTCTCAAGTCCAGGCCGAGGCCAAACAAAGGGCGCTTGCTCGCGAGAAGCAGCAACAGGACGCTATCAATAGCGATACGGTCGCCATCGACTTTGCGCACGCAGGAGGAGCGTCTTCAGCCTCCAGCCAGGCACCTACTGTTGTGCTTGGGCAACGAGAAGAAGCTCCCGTCAAGATGACAGGAGAGACGGCCACTCCGTCTGACGCCGGTAGTGGCGAAATAAGGCGGAGTCCTTCGCAGACCGCTTCTGACCAGCCTGCCAAGGCCGACGTCAAGACCAATCCGTTGGCCGGATATGACTTCGACGCTTATCAGGGGCGCTTATACCGAGTCTTCGAAGGAACTGTTTTCGAGGGTGTCGTCACGAATCACATCGACGGTGGACTGACTGGACCGATCTTGATCATGCTGACGACCGATTATTACTCCCACGACCATCAGCAGCTTCTTATGCCTCAGGGCACCAGGTTGATAGGCACCGTTCAGAGTGTCGGAAGCGCCCAGCAGCGAAAGATGTTCGTCACCTTCCATCGCGCCGTCTGCCCAGATGGATTCTCGTTGGATTTCGATAAATACATCGGCCTCGATCCGCTTGGAACAACGGGCTTAGCCACTAAGGTCGACCACGGCTACCTACAGGCATTTGCCGCTGCTGCCGCGCTCGGCGGATTGGGCGGACTCGCACAAATCGGGAACGACGGCAGTATCCTCTCGCCCTCCACCCAGATTCGCAATGGGATCTCCGGGCAAATGGCCGAAGAGGGGGAGCAGGTCCTCAATCACTTCCTGAATCGCCTACCCATCATCACTCTCAAAGAGGGTTCCCGTGCCCGCGTGTATGTGGGGAGAGACATCTTGATTCCGTCTTACGCGGAACACCGCGTCGACTCAACCCTGTAGAGCGGATGGATCCCACCAGCTCTGAATGCTGCTAACCCCAACCCGATGTCAGGAGCCCGTATGAAATTAATCAAGACAAAGAATAAGAAGTACCTCATCGTTGGAAGCTTGGTTCTGGCTACGGCCACCCCCAGCTTCGCGATCTTCGGTGTAGGCGACATCGTTTTCGACCCAACCAGTTATGCCAGCCTCGTCTCACAGGCGACAACGGCTCTCAACCAGCTCAAAACCATTCAGAGCAACATCGAGCACTTTTCGGTAAAACAGCAGTGGCAGACGGCTCTCACCAAGCTCGAAAACATGAACGTCGCTAGCATGTTCGGCGAGACGGCGGGAATCAACATTGCGTTGAATGCCAACTCGCCGTCGGCATCGCTGACAGGGTGGAAGACCGCCACAATGCCGATGAGTGGTAGTACGTCAGCCTACCTCCAGGGGCAGAACGTCAATAGTGCGCAGCGTGCCCAGCTCGCGATGATCGAAACCTCGGATGCGATCTCGCCCGATTGCCTTACTGCAGTGGGTACATATCGAAGCGGTCGCAACCAGAACTCCAACGCCAACTCGCTCCTTGCCCAACAGCAACTCGATATCACGTCTTCGACGAACAGTGAGATCGAGCAACTCAACTTATTGAACGCGGCAGAAGCCCAAAGAATGTCGGAGATGCAGGCGCAAGGTACGCTGCAGGCTTGTCTTGCCGCTCAGATGACGGTCGCCAACATGCAGGAACGTAACGCTGCTGTACTAGACCTGAACACAGCCGCTACAGTCCAGCAGCAGCGCTCGACGAACGATACCAGCGCTGCCAACGAATCGAATACTTGGCAGACCTATCTTCCTTAGGGCGGAGTTGATTCCCAATGCCGAGTGCGATCAATACGAAGATCCTACTTGCGATCCTTGCGGCACTGACGGTCATCGGCGGTGCCGCGATCTATCAACGTCGCGCTGCCGAGAAGGCAGCCGCCATTCTCCAACAGCAACAGCGCGACGCCGAAGAACAGAAGAAACGAGATGAAGCTTTCCGACAGCAGGTAGAGAAGGACAAGAAGAAGCACAGCTCCTCCGCTGCAAACGAAGGCAAGACTTGGAAGACCTACGTCCCCTAATGAGAGAGTGTCCCGATGGCATCGATAACTTTGTTAGCCCAAGCTCTACCAAGCGCGAGTTCCGGCGTGAACTGGCTTTACCAGTTCACGAATAACCTCACCAATCTGACGACGCAAAACGGCGGAGCGCTGACCCAGCTTGGACTCACGGAACTAAGCGCCATCTCGCTCTTTGTGCTCATCAGTATGGTCATCAACTGGAATACCACCGGCATGACCCTTCGTTTCCACACACAGCCGGTACGCGTTGGCGATATGACCAACTTCCTCTTGCGGCTGATTGTCTGCTGCCTGCTCGAAAACTATTGGGTCAATCCGTTTCCGGGAGCCAGCTTCGGCATCAATCACTTCTTTTCCTACATCGCTCAGTCAATGGTGGCCGTCTTCGATCAGAATTCTCTCGACAATCTGCTTCAACTGGTTAAAACGGCTGGAGACAACACGGCGATGCCGTCGATCACGGCACCCACTCAGATCCTTTGCTATATCCTTGTGCAGATTCTTCTCGGTCTGGCTTCCGCAATCCTTTTTGTCATCAATTGCAGCTCATTCATCCTATACGGCGTAACCGCGCTCTTCGGGCCGATCTTTGTACCTTTGCTTATGACGAAGACCTTCCAATCGAAGTTCTTTCACTTCCTAGACGTCCTAATAGGTTTCGCCATGATCAGGGCTGTTGCCGGCGCCTTCATCTTCGTGTGGGCCGGCTTTATGAACGCCTTCATTCAACAGACGTTCAATGGCAACTATTCGATGGAGATGTGGCTTGCAAATCTTATCCCTTGCGTGATGGTTTTCATCGCGTTCATCATTAATATGCTCTTCATTCCGAGTATGACGCAGGCCATATTCGGTGGAGCGGCTGGACTAGTTTCGGCTGCCCCCGGAGTGGCTGGAAGCATCGGCGGCATGGCCCTCATGAAGAAGGCTGGAGGTGCATAGCATGTGGAACTTCTTATTAGCCCTGTTCGTCGGGACTGCTGCAGGTAGTACTCGCACCGCGCAGCGATCCGTGAGGCCCATCTTGGCCCTACTCGCAATTGGAGTCATCGTCGCTGGTTTGATCTACGCATGCGTTATCTTCAAGGCCGTCTCGGAAAGGAGCAGCAAACCCCATGTCAGCACACACAGCACGCATTGAAACCACCCTTACTCGGGAGCACGCGCTCCTCGCCGACAAGATCGGCAATGAGGTGTATGCCTCGCACTATGCTGAGCGGAAAGCCTATCGATTTGCACTTGGATGTGGGGCCGTTGCGCTCCTGGCCTCCATCGGGATGAATGTCTCGCTGGCTCACCGGCCGATGGCGAATCGGTACATCCGGATAGACGAGATGGGACGCGCTCAGGCCATCGCTTACAGCGACCTGAATTACAGCCCGCGCGAGGGTGAGGTTCGCACTTATCTGACCGATTGGGCCAACTACCGGTACACGATAAGCCGCGATACGGTGGCCAAGAAGTACCCCCTGAATTACTATTTTCTCTCCCAGACGTTGGCCTCCCAGTTGATGACCGATGACAACGCAAATCACTTCGTCTCCCAGGTCGTGGGAGGCCAAATCGAACAGAGCGATGTGGAGGTGAAGAATGTCACGATCACCTCTATGTCTGAGGAGACTGTTCAGGGAGCCAGAATCGCACGTGGGAATGCCCTGATTACTCTCGACAAGCTCTACTCGCCCCACAACTCGCGGGAGCCGAGAACCGAGCACTGGGCGATGACAGTGACCTATTACCTCAACCCAAAGCAGGTTAGCGATCAGGCGAAGATCTTTCCGCAGTTCGAGACGATCAACCCCCTCGGCTTGACCGTCACCGAGTTTCACGAAAACCGGCTCTCGGTTGATCTGATCGCCCCCGGAACTACCGGACCACTGCAGTCGTTCCCCAGCCAAGTTCCGGCCGGAGGTTCCCGATGAGTTATCACCTGATTTTGCCGTTTTTCCCCGAGGAGTTGCGCGAGCTGTTGCTTGACCCGTCTATTTCGGACCTGATGATCAACGGCACCACCGGCGTCTTCGCGGACCGGAACGGCGTGGTCCAGCATATTCCTCTTGCTTCGCCCTATTCCAACGATCGGCTGCAGGCGGCAATCGAGCGTGTGGCCCGCATCCTGGGGCAAGATCTTTCGTCCCAGAATCCGATCCTTAACACGCGCTTGCCGGACGGCTCCCGCGTTGCCGTGGTTGGTGCCCCATCATCCATCAACGGCCCGACCCTTACCATCCGCAAATTCAACCGCTGGTATACCTCGGATGAGCTAATCGCATCGGGCAGCCTACCGTCGCACGTCAGAAACGAAGTAGTAAGCCTAATGAACGCCAAAAAGAACGGCATCATCAGCGGCGGAACCGGCTCAGGGAAAACTACCTTAATGAAGGCGCTCCTCGACCACGTACCCAGGCACGAGCGTCTCGTCGTAATCGAGCAACCCGCGGAGTTGAAGGTGTCTCATCCAAATGCAGTTCGCTGGGAGGCTGTAGAGGCGATTCCGGGGCAGGTAGCCATTACTTCAAGCCAACTTCTGGCCGCCGCTCTCCGCCATCGTCCCGACCGAATCATCATGGGCGAAATCCGCGATGAGTGCGGCTACGACCTGTTGCAAGCTATGAATACTGGCCACGGCGGAACACTTTCGACCATCCACGCAAAGTCTGCGTGGGATGCCCTTAATCGCCTATCTGATTTGGCCCTGAGTGCGAGGGCAAATCTGAACCATGCGTTTGTGCGTTCTGAGACCGCAGAAGCGATTGACTTCGTCCTTTATTGCGAACGCGACCATACCGGCCGCCGTCGAGTTCGCGAGTTGGTGAAAGTGAACGGTTACACCCATGCGGACCAATCCTTTCAGACGGAGGACATTTATCGTGCTTCCGCCGCCTGAACGCAGGCAATCCAGCTAAGAACCCAATCCGAATCTGAGGTCACTTCGATGTCCGATCAAGCTGCCAATATGGCTGCACAGCCCAACTCGTCTCAAGAAGCGCGTAGCGTGCCCATACCGAGCCGCGAAGGACGCGACAGGCACAGTTCGAAGCCATCCTCAATCGGAGTCTCAGCCCGCCCGAGATGGGCCGCAGTTCGGACGAACTTCTATCGCCGAGACGTGAAGAGTGACTTTGGTGCATTGAGAGTCTTTCCGCCTCGTATCCCGTCCTCTACTCGGGATCACGCTTCGGGGCCTATCCGGCGCCCAGCGGCTCGGCGCTCTTCTGCTTCGGCTTCGCCGCCCTACGGGTTACGGTTTCCGTCTACGACCGACCCTCCGCAAATGCAGAGCTTGGCACTTGGGAGCCGGGCCCGCTCGCCAGGCTTTGCCGGGAGTGACCCGAGCAAGATACGGGAAATTCAACGAAACGGAGAACACCATCATGTACCAGAACAAAGTTACCCTCATCGGCTTCCTCGGCAACGACGCAGAGGTTCGCTCCAACGATAACCGCAGCCTGACCACCCTCTCGCTGGCAACCAAGAGCTCTTACAAAAAGGACGGCAAGTACATCGAACATACCGAGTGGCACCGTTGCGTCGCTTTCGGCAAGCTCGGAGAGTTCGCCAGCACGCTCAAGAAAGGCGCTCATATACAGGTCGAGGGCGAGCTGCGCAGCCGGAAGTATGACAGCAAGAAGACGAATTCAGAGCAGACCGTTTGGGAGATTCGGGTCAACTCGATTCTCAAGCTGGATCGCGCCGCCAAATCGACGGCTGAGGAGCAGGAAGAAGACGATACTCCGCAGGAGGACGCGGCCGCATAGGCCGTTTCTTCATTACTTTCACGGAAGCTCGGCTAGCGCCGGGCTTCCATCACTGTGAGGCTTCGCAATGAACCTGAAATCAGCCCAAGAGTTCTTGACTCGGTGCTTTGCCCCGGAAGAAACGATCGCCCTCCTATTGCGCTCCGAAGCGACCGCCAGGGTCACGCAACGGATCGTGACCGTGAAACAAGCAACTGGTCTTCGATATCTCGGATGGCTCGCCTACGAAAACACCACCGGCGCGAACATCTATGTAGCGGCGAATCCACTTCGTTCAGGCAGCAGGAAGCGCACGAAAGAAAGCATCGCATCGGTACGCCATATCTACATTGATATCGACACAGACGGCGAGGCTCGAATCGCGACGGTCCGGTCCACCGAACTTATACCCGCACCTACCGTCATCCTGTCTACATCGCCCGGCAAGTATCAGGCTCTTTGGCGTGTTGACGGCTTCGATTTGGTGAGTCAGGAAGATTTGCTCAAGCATCTCGCAATCGCTTTCGGTGGCGACCCAGCTTGCACCGATTGCAATCGTGTACTTCGAATACCCGGCTTCCTGAATCGCAAATACGATCCAGCTTACCTCGTGAGCGCTGAGTATTTTGGCAATTCGGTACATAAGCCGATTGACTTTCTGTTGCCGATAGCTTCCGTCGGCACTGCGCTCTCTGAGTGCTTAGACCTGACTCCGAAAAGACCTGGGCTGCACAGCACATCGGAGAGCGATTGGGCTTGGGTCTC
Coding sequences within:
- a CDS encoding RepB family DNA primase, producing MNLKSAQEFLTRCFAPEETIALLLRSEATARVTQRIVTVKQATGLRYLGWLAYENTTGANIYVAANPLRSGSRKRTKESIASVRHIYIDIDTDGEARIATVRSTELIPAPTVILSTSPGKYQALWRVDGFDLVSQEDLLKHLAIAFGGDPACTDCNRVLRIPGFLNRKYDPAYLVSAEYFGNSVHKPIDFLLPIASVGTALSECLDLTPKRPGLHSTSESDWAWVSQGLADGRDAAKLTKELASRRADKPNPLYYAQRTVDVASARLWMLEGVPHEDIVTMLECRRRFEISTTLCSARAREITATAARMIVPQKNCLIQT